From a single Botrytis cinerea B05.10 chromosome 4, complete sequence genomic region:
- the Bcdug1 gene encoding Bcdug1, which produces MFTIKPRISTKSISTVLQRSRLTRFVGDINSLKVSRFPKFHPSPIRISTYLTPAIQLHQARKVKMAPQLDGYFKQVDDLSDHFIERLRKAVAIPSVSSEEERRPDVVRMGEFLADELAALGAHVEKRPLGKQPGMEHLDLPPVVIARYGNDKKKRTILVYGHYDVQPAGKEDGWATEPFELTVDDKGRMYGRGSTDDKGPVLGWLNAIEAHQKAGVDFPVNLLMCFEGMEEYGSEGLDDFIKEEADKFFADTDAVCISDNYWLGTEKPCLTYGLRGCSYYSIEISGPGQDLHSGVFGGTAQEPMTDLVRVLGNLVDTNGKIQIPGLAELVAPLTDEEKSLYGDIAFTMDNLHESLGSQTTIHNDKENTLMARWRYPSLSVHGIEGAFSQPGAKTVIPAKVIGKFSIRTVPNMEPEDVDRLVFKYVDEQFKKLGSKNTMRCYLQHAGKWWVASPKHWNFSSAAKAVERVWGVKPDLTREGGSIPVTLTFEQATGKNVLLLPMGSSTDAAHSINEKLDKRNYIEGIKLLGAYLHYVAEEPMVEQ; this is translated from the exons ATGTTCACAATCAAACCACGAATCTCAACAAAGTCAATATCGACCGTTCTACAGCGTTCAAGACTTACTCGTTTTGTTGGAGATATAAACTCCCTGAAAGTATCCCGTTTTCCGAAATTTCACCCCTCACCAATCCGAATCTCAACTTATCTCACCCCCGCTATCCAGTTACACCAAGCTCGAAAAGTAAAAATGGCTCCTCAACTCGATGGCTACTTCAAGCAAGTAGATGATCTATCGGATCACTTTATCGAGAGACTTCGCAAAGCAGTTGCTATTCCGTCTGTGTCGTCCGAGGAAGAACGCAGACCCGATGTTGTGCGTATGGGAGAGTTCTTAGCTGATGAGCTCGCTGCGCTTGGTGCCCATGTCGAAAAACGACCATTAGGCAAACAACCAGGAATGGAGCATCTGGATCTTCCTCCTGTAGTTATTGCACGATATGGAAATGACAAGAAGAAACGCACAATTCTCGTATACGGTCATTACGACGTACAACCCgctggaaaagaagatgggTGGGCCACAGAACCATTCGAGCTTACTGTCGATGATAAAGGAAGAATGTATGGCAGAGGAAGTACGGATGATAAGGGTCCAGTTCTTGGTTGGCTCAACGCAATTGAAGCCCATCAGAAGGCTGGTGTTGACTTCCCCGTCAACCTCTTGATGTGCTTTGAAGGAATGGAAGAATATGGTTCAGAAGGCTTGGATGACTTCATTAAGGAAGAGGCCGATAAATTTTTCGCGGATACAGATGCTGTTTGTATTTCTGATAACTACTGGCTTGGTACCGAAAAGCCATGCCTTACTTATG GTCTCCGCGGTTGCAGTTATTATTCCATTGAAATTTCGGGTCCCGGGCAAGATCTCCACAGTGGAGTATTTGGAGGCACAGCTCAAGAGCCAATGACCGATTTGGTCAGGGTACTTGGCAACTTGGTAGACACAAATGGCAAGATTCAGATACCAGGCTTGGCTGAACTTGTCGCTCCTCTTACAGATGAGGAGAAATCCCTTTATGGTGATATTGCATTCACTATGGACAATCTCCATGAATCATTGGGTAGTCAGACCACCATTCATAACGACAAGGAGAACACCCTTATGGCCCGCTGGAGATATCCATCGTTGTCAGTTCACGGTATTGAAGGTGCATTTTCTCAGCCAGGTGCCAAGACAGTTATCCCCGCCAAAGTCATCGGAAAGTTCTCGATTCGAACTGTTCCAAACATGGAGCCCGAGGATGTGGATCGACTCGTCTTCAAGTATGTTGATGAGCAATTCAAGAAGCTTGGTAGCAAGAATACTATGCGATGCTACTTGCAGCATGCTGGTAAGTGGTGGGTCGCTAGTCCAAAGCACTGGAACTTTTCGAGCGCTGCAAAGGCTGTTGAGAGAGTTTGGGGTGTTAAGCCTGATTTGACTCGTGAGGGAGGAAG TATTCCCGTCACCTTAACTTTCGAGCAGGCCACTGGCAAGAATGTCCTCCTTTTACCTATGGGTAGTTCTACAGATGCAGCTCATTCGATCAACGAGAAATTGGACAAGAGAAATTATATTGAGGGCATCAAGTTGTTGGGCGCATATTTGCATTATGTGGCCGAGGAACCAATGGTTGAGCAATAA
- the Bcdbp3 gene encoding Bcdbp3: MPKRTLEDTELNSGDNDIKISSKKSRKEKKDKKEKKSKDVEEPTTESTPIEVEVESKEARRERKRLKKEKKAQEAEKETEEEEKSGVEAIEPASDANAAADAKAAKKAEKARLKALKKEGKEEKADSTKSIETAAPASVTPQQNGTTYTEDPNLSGLPQSEIDSFLTTHFITITDPLSTSATLRPLTKFDYLPITDPAQRAPFKDFKAPTPIQAAAWPFLLAGRDVIGVAETGSGKTMAFAVPCVRYMSSLPKNQINKGPRAVVVSPTRELAMQSYEQIVKLAKASGLECVCVYGGVPKDEQIRALKTADIVVATPGRLNDLINQGCADLSKARYVVLDEADRMLDKGFEEEIRKIINTTPSLGKRQTLMFTATWPESVRELAATFMTSPVKIAIGDNPTGDLRANSRIVQKVEVVEPRDKEYRLMQLLKQYQSGSQKDDRILVFCLYKKEATRVESFIRQKGFRVAGIHGDLSQEQRTRSLEAFKSGNTPVLVATDVAARGLDIPAVKLVINCTFPLTVEDYVHRIGRTGRAGKDGLAITLFTEHDKAQSGALINVLKAANQPVPDELLKFGTTVKKKAHDAYGAFFKNVDTTKKATKITFD; encoded by the exons atgCCGAAACGTACACTGGAAGATACAGAATTGAATTCTGGAGATAACGACATTAAGATCTCCTCCAAGAAAAGCcgcaaagagaagaaggataagaaggaaaagaaatccaaggATGTCGAAGAGCCAACCACAGAATCCACCCCAATCGAGGTTGAGGTAGAATCGAAAGAGGCTcgcagagaaagaaaacggctcaagaaagagaagaaagctcaagaggcagagaaggagacagaagaagaagaaaaatcagGAGTCGAAGCAATTGAGCCTGCGTCGGATGCCAACGCTGCTGCAGATGCGAAAGCTGCTAAAAAGGCAGAAAAGGCACGATTGAAGGcattgaagaaggaagggaaggaagagaaggctGACAGCACCAAGTCTATTGAAACTGCAGCTCCTGCAAGCGTTACTCCGCAACAAAATGGAACAACGTACACGGAAGATCCTAATCTGAGCGGCTTGCCACAAAGCGAAATAGACTCCTTCTTGACCACACACTTTATCACCATCACCGACCCATTATCTACCTCAGCTACTCTAAGACCGCTTACAAAGTTCGATTACCTACCCATCACTGATCCTGCTCAGCGAGCCCCATTCAAGGACTTCAAGGCCCCAACACCTATTCAAGCCGCCGCATGGCCGTTCTTGCTCGCTGGTCGCGATGTAATTGGTGTCGCCGAGACTGGTTCGGGAAAAACCATGGCATTCGCTGTCCCTTGCGTACGTTATATGTCATCTCTACCCAAGAACCAGATAAACAAAGGTCCTAGGGCCGTTGTTGTGTCGCCGACTCGAGAATTGGCGATGCAGAGTTATGAGCAGATTGTAAAACTTGCCAAGGCATCTGGTCTTGagtgtgtttgtgtgtatggTGGTGTTCCCAAGGATGAGCAGATCAGGGCATTGAAAACTGCCGACATCGTTGTCGCTACCCCCGGTCGTCTCAATGATCTCATCAATCAAGGATGTGCAGATTTGAGCAAGGCCCGATATGTCGTCCTTGACGAAGCTGATCGTATGCTGGATAAAGGGTTTGAGGAAGAGATCAGAAAGATTATCAACACCACTCCTTCTCTTGGAAAGAGACAGACACTCATGTTCACAGCGACTTGGCCCGAGTCTGTTCGCGAATTAGCTGCCACCTTCATGACTAGCCCGGTGAAGATTGCAATTGGTGACAATCCCACAGGAGATTTGCGAGCCAACTCGCGCATCGTCCAAAAGGTTGAGGTTGTGGAACCAAGGGACAAGGAATACAGACTTATGCAACTACTAAAGCAATACCAAAGTGGCAGTCAAAAAGATGACCGAATCCTGGTCTTTTGTTTGTACAAAAAGGAAGCTACCAGAGTAGAGAGTTTCATTAGACAAAAGGGCTTCCGAGTTGCTGGTATCCATGGTGATTTGAGTCAGGAACAAAGAACGAGAAGTTTGGAGGCTTTCAAGAGTGGTAACACCCCAGTTTTGGTTGCTACAGATGTCGCAGCTCGAGGTCTGGATATTCCTGCTGTCAAGTTAGTTATCAACTGCACGTTCCCTCTTACAGTGGAAGACTATGTGCACCGCATTGGTCGAACAGGTAGAGCTGGCAAAGATGGACTGGCGATCACATTGTTCACTGAGCATGATAAGGCTCAGTCTGGCGC TTTGATCAACGTCCTCAAGGCAGCCAATCAGCCAGTCCCAGACgaattgttgaagtttggtaCTACGGTTAAGAAGAAGGCTCACGATGCTTATGGTGCATTTTTCAAGAATGTGGACACTACCAAAAAAGCAACAAAGATAACATTTGATTAA
- the Bcrft1 gene encoding Bcrft1 has product MTSVESNKEKPAGKSLFSTSAGGASLLIALQAGSRALTFIVNQILLRYLSPELLAVSTQLEVYSITVLFFSRESLRVAIQRQTDTSDDSPKATQDGNLSTKNRYVDSRTTAGKSQAIVNLSYISIALGLASTVLFGWIYANAGQTGVVETPYFRQSLKLYGVAAILELLAEPCFVIAQQKSAFKVRAGAESIATVLRCIVTCAVAVWAAHHQIELGVLPFAVGQGAYAIAILLVYLLGVWNIATRGGFSLMIKPIYSEKKEYIYSYLSKPLLSLGGSLMIQSMVKHVLTQGDTFLIASMATQTAQGIYALASNYGGLVARLVLQPIEEMSRNYFGKLLSVVDGKPTKGAAEKASTDLHRLLRIYLILSVAIVAVGPTIAPLLLNFIAGPRWQSSGAGNVLAVYCYYIPLLALNGVCEAFVAVVATEAEVYRQSLWMSAFSAGFGGAAYLFLGVLDLGAEGLVLANMANMLLRIIWCGRFILNYCGRHGAKFTVKDLLPRPSTISLGVVTYAALTQMRTSFTGSLVDIVKSGLVAIIFVILLATSEKGYILECYHAIKG; this is encoded by the exons ATGACATCTGTGGAATCCAATAAAGAGAAGCCAGCGGGCAAATCTCTTTTTTCAACATCTGCTGGTGGAGCGTCTCTCTTGATTGCACTGCAAGCCGGGTCTCGAGCGCTAACATTCATCGTGAACCAAATACTTCTCCGGTATCTCTCACCCGAGCTCCTTGCTGTGTCAACACAACTTGAAGTTTACTCCATCACCGTACTATTCTTCTCTAGAGAAAGTCTGCGTGTCGCAATACAGCGCCAGACCGACACAAGCGATGATAGCCCCAAAGCCACACAGGACGGTAATCTGTCCACAAAGAACAGATATGTGGATAGCCGAACGACCGCTGGTAAAAGCCAAGCAATCGTGAATTTATCTTACATTTCTATTGCTCTCGGATTGGCGTCTACGGTGCTGTTTGGTTGGATTTATGCCAATGCCGGGCAGACTGGCGTGGTTGAAACGCCTTATTTTCGACaatctttgaaattatatGGCGTGGCAGCAATTCTAGAACTGCTAGCTGAGCCATGTTTCGTCATCGCACAACAAAAATCGGCCTTCAAGGTTCGAGCTGGTGCGGAATCGATAGCAACAGTTCTGAGATGCATTGTTACTTGTGCTGTTGCAGTTTGGGCTGCTCATCATCAAATAGAGTTGGGTGTACTGCCATTTGCCGTTGGTCAAGGGGCATATGCTATTGCGATACTACTGGTGTATTTACTGGGCGTCTGGAACATTGCAACACGGGGAGGATTCTCGTTAATGATCAAGCCTATTTACAG TGAAAAGAAGGAGTACATCTACTCTTACCTTTCCAAACCACTCTTGTCTTTGGGAGGGAGTTTGATGATACAATCAATGGTAAAGCATGTTTTGACACAAGGCGACACGTTTCTTATAGCGTCTATGGCCACCCAAACAGCTCAAGGTATCTATGCACTAGCGAGCAATTATGGTGGTCTTGTTGCTCGACTAGTCTTACAGCCAATCGAGGAAATGTCCAGAAACTACTTCGGGAAGCTCCTTTCTGTCGTTGACGGGAAGCCAACCAAGGGGGCCGCTGAGAAAGCCAGCACAGACTTGCACAGGCTTCTGCGtatatatcttatattgTCAGTTGCCATAGTTGCCGTGGGTCCAACTATCGCCCCGCTCCTCTTGAACTTTATTGCTGGGCCACGATGGCAGTCGTCTGGAGCTGGTAATGTTCTTGCAGTGTATTGCTACTACATACCACTGCTAGCATTGAATGGAGTGTGCGAAGCTTTTGTAGCTGTTGTTGCAACCGAAGCCGAAGTTTACAGGCAATCTTTGTGGATGTCTGCTTTCTCAGCCGGCTTTGGTGGCGCCGCTTATCTGTTTTTAGGGGTCTTGGATCTCGGAGCCGAAGGTCTAGTACTGGCGAATATGGCTAACATGCTCTTGCGAATCATCTGGTGCGGTCGTTTCATTCTGAATTACTGCGGGCGCCATGGCGCTAAATTCACAGTCAAAGATCTGTTACCGCGACCTAGCACAATCTCGCTCGGCGTTGTTACGTATGCCGCACTTACTCAGATGAGAACATCATTCACGGGTAGTTTAGTGGACATTGTCAAAAGTGGTTTGGTAGCAATAATTTTTGTGATTCTCCT AGCCACGAGCGAGAAGGGATACATTCTCGAATGTTACCATGCAATTAAAGGCTGA
- the Bcrft1 gene encoding Bcrft1 has protein sequence MTSVESNKEKPAGKSLFSTSAGGASLLIALQAGSRALTFIVNQILLRYLSPELLAVSTQLEVYSITVLFFSRESLRVAIQRQTDTSDDSPKATQDGNLSTKNRYVDSRTTAGKSQAIVNLSYISIALGLASTVLFGWIYANAGQTGVVETPYFRQSLKLYGVAAILELLAEPCFVIAQQKSAFKVRAGAESIATVLRCIVTCAVAVWAAHHQIELGVLPFAVGQGAYAIAILLVYLLGVWNIATRGGFSLMIKPIYSEKKEYIYSYLSKPLLSLGGSLMIQSMVKHVLTQGDTFLIASMATQTAQGIYALASNYGGLVARLVLQPIEEMSRNYFGKLLSVVDGKPTKGAAEKASTDLHRLLRIYLILSVAIVAVGPTIAPLLLNFIAGPRWQSSGAGNVLAVYCYYIPLLALNGVCEAFVAVVATEAEVYRQSLWMSAFSAGFGGAAYLFLGVLDLGAEGLVLANMANMLLRIIWCGRFILNYCGRHGAKFTVKDLLPRPSTISLGVVTYAALTQMRTSFTGSLVDIVKSGLVAIIFVILL, from the exons ATGACATCTGTGGAATCCAATAAAGAGAAGCCAGCGGGCAAATCTCTTTTTTCAACATCTGCTGGTGGAGCGTCTCTCTTGATTGCACTGCAAGCCGGGTCTCGAGCGCTAACATTCATCGTGAACCAAATACTTCTCCGGTATCTCTCACCCGAGCTCCTTGCTGTGTCAACACAACTTGAAGTTTACTCCATCACCGTACTATTCTTCTCTAGAGAAAGTCTGCGTGTCGCAATACAGCGCCAGACCGACACAAGCGATGATAGCCCCAAAGCCACACAGGACGGTAATCTGTCCACAAAGAACAGATATGTGGATAGCCGAACGACCGCTGGTAAAAGCCAAGCAATCGTGAATTTATCTTACATTTCTATTGCTCTCGGATTGGCGTCTACGGTGCTGTTTGGTTGGATTTATGCCAATGCCGGGCAGACTGGCGTGGTTGAAACGCCTTATTTTCGACaatctttgaaattatatGGCGTGGCAGCAATTCTAGAACTGCTAGCTGAGCCATGTTTCGTCATCGCACAACAAAAATCGGCCTTCAAGGTTCGAGCTGGTGCGGAATCGATAGCAACAGTTCTGAGATGCATTGTTACTTGTGCTGTTGCAGTTTGGGCTGCTCATCATCAAATAGAGTTGGGTGTACTGCCATTTGCCGTTGGTCAAGGGGCATATGCTATTGCGATACTACTGGTGTATTTACTGGGCGTCTGGAACATTGCAACACGGGGAGGATTCTCGTTAATGATCAAGCCTATTTACAG TGAAAAGAAGGAGTACATCTACTCTTACCTTTCCAAACCACTCTTGTCTTTGGGAGGGAGTTTGATGATACAATCAATGGTAAAGCATGTTTTGACACAAGGCGACACGTTTCTTATAGCGTCTATGGCCACCCAAACAGCTCAAGGTATCTATGCACTAGCGAGCAATTATGGTGGTCTTGTTGCTCGACTAGTCTTACAGCCAATCGAGGAAATGTCCAGAAACTACTTCGGGAAGCTCCTTTCTGTCGTTGACGGGAAGCCAACCAAGGGGGCCGCTGAGAAAGCCAGCACAGACTTGCACAGGCTTCTGCGtatatatcttatattgTCAGTTGCCATAGTTGCCGTGGGTCCAACTATCGCCCCGCTCCTCTTGAACTTTATTGCTGGGCCACGATGGCAGTCGTCTGGAGCTGGTAATGTTCTTGCAGTGTATTGCTACTACATACCACTGCTAGCATTGAATGGAGTGTGCGAAGCTTTTGTAGCTGTTGTTGCAACCGAAGCCGAAGTTTACAGGCAATCTTTGTGGATGTCTGCTTTCTCAGCCGGCTTTGGTGGCGCCGCTTATCTGTTTTTAGGGGTCTTGGATCTCGGAGCCGAAGGTCTAGTACTGGCGAATATGGCTAACATGCTCTTGCGAATCATCTGGTGCGGTCGTTTCATTCTGAATTACTGCGGGCGCCATGGCGCTAAATTCACAGTCAAAGATCTGTTACCGCGACCTAGCACAATCTCGCTCGGCGTTGTTACGTATGCCGCACTTACTCAGATGAGAACATCATTCACGGGTAGTTTAGTGGACATTGTCAAAAGTGGTTTGGTAGCAATAATTTTTGTGATTCTCCTGTAA